The stretch of DNA GAACCCGAAATTCCTGGCAGGATCAAGGCCGAAATGGCAATTACGCCTCCCAAAAAAATATAAAGCAGATTCTGGGACCCCATGGAAGGGTTAAGAATGGTGATCCCATAGGCAATCGCGGTTCCAAAAACCAAAGCCAAAATAGATCGGACATGCCATTGGTCAACCTGCTGCCCAACGTATAGTACGGATGCTAAAATCAAACCAAAGAAAAAACCCCAAAGCGGCTCCTGATGATTAGTCAACAGATAAGAAACACCGAAAACGCCAAGTCCGATTCCGAGCACCATGCCAACCCCCAAAGTCAACACAAAACGACCATCAATTGCCTGCCAGAAGGCCAGCATACCTCCTTCCCGAAACGATCGGATAATCGAGGGGCTGAGGATAGTCTTTATAGCTTTGATCAGACGCTCGTAAATACCGGTAATAAAAGCAATGGTACCCCCGGAAACCCCTGGTACAACTTCAGCCATTCCCATGGCCATTCCTCTAAGTGCAATAGCGATTGAATTCATAGGTCTAAAGGTAAAATAAAGCCCCGAAAAGGTTTAAAATTAAATTAAACTTATTCATTTTGGAAGCTATAGACCAGAACTAGGTCCGGCCTTACGCAGACGATATTGCCCCGATACCATTAAATATCTACCCAGCGTATTGACACGCTCATCCAACCGAACATGTTACCAGAGGAAACTTCTTAAATACATGGCGATGAATTTAAATGTATCGTATACATTTCTCATGGCAGATTTTTCGCCAGCGTAGATGGTGGGAATTGGAACGTGACGTATTCGATATCCTGCCAGGACTGCCCGCATTAGAAGTTCACTCTCGAATTGAAAGCCGTGCTGTATGAATGTCAATTGGGTGATGATCTTCGAAGGAAAAGCGCGGAAACCACATTGAGAATCCTTTATTTGCATGTTGGACCGTATTGATAGCAATAAAGAAGTGACAGCATTGGAAAAAATACGGTGAGGCGGCATTTTCGAATAATCCCTTCTCCACGCTACCACAACTGATTGCTTATCGACTTTTCTCAAGAGAGCTACAATGGATTCAGGCGGATGCTGCAGATCGACATCCATAGTTACCACATAATCGAAGCCGTTATCATACGCATAGTTGAGGCCGGTCATAAGAGCGGCGCCTTTACCCCTGTTTTCTATGTGATCCAGTTGATTTAGAGATTGCTGCGCAAGGAGTTTGCCGGTGCCGTCGGTACTGCCGTCATTCACAAAGAGGAAGTTGTCTATATCCGCGGCTGACAGTCGTTTTAGAAGAGATGGAATCGTCGCTTCGCCGTTGTATACTGGAATGATTACGAGGAATGACTGTTTCAAATCGAAGAACGGTTGTCAGGCAATGCGCTAGCGAGACTAGCGGGCGTATTGTCTAAGCGAGGCGGAGAGAGATTTTGCCAAATTGTTGGCGGCACGGCTGACCATCTCATCGGCTACCGGTACCAGCTGCTCCCGGCGGCCGGTAAGTTGCTTTGAGCGCCAGCTGAGAGCACGCTCGTCTCCGGCAAACGTAGCCCAATCCTTCTCAATACTGGCTTCACCGCTGAAAGATTCACTCTGAAGAATTCTAGCGGTCTGCACATCGATGATGTTATAAGATCCGCGAATAGTGGCTGCCGTAGACCTTTTGTAGATCTTTACATTTGCGGTGACCTCTCCTTTAATATCCCTCATTTTCTCCTTCCCT from Candidatus Neomarinimicrobiota bacterium encodes:
- a CDS encoding DUF368 domain-containing protein, translated to MAEVVPGVSGGTIAFITGIYERLIKAIKTILSPSIIRSFREGGMLAFWQAIDGRFVLTLGVGMVLGIGLGVFGVSYLLTNHQEPLWGFFFGLILASVLYVGQQVDQWHVRSILALVFGTAIAYGITILNPSMGSQNLLYIFLGGVIAISALILPGISGSFILLLMGLYTTVIPAVKAVIKMEDLSQLKIVLVFGLGCLVGLASFSRVLSWTFSRYRNSTLAILAGFMLGSLNKIWPWRNVLETRVNFSGEKVPLLEVSVLAKYYEGDAQILLVLVCMVIGFVMVYGLDRLGKNKL
- a CDS encoding glycosyltransferase family 2 protein, encoding MKQSFLVIIPVYNGEATIPSLLKRLSAADIDNFLFVNDGSTDGTGKLLAQQSLNQLDHIENRGKGAALMTGLNYAYDNGFDYVVTMDVDLQHPPESIVALLRKVDKQSVVVAWRRDYSKMPPHRIFSNAVTSLLLSIRSNMQIKDSQCGFRAFPSKIITQLTFIQHGFQFESELLMRAVLAGYRIRHVPIPTIYAGEKSAMRNVYDTFKFIAMYLRSFLW